From a region of the Neobacillus niacini genome:
- a CDS encoding carbohydrate ABC transporter permease — protein sequence MSQTNTEAISQVQINQKASTKSKLPKIMLRSLRYLVLTIIAAMLLLPLVWTISASLKPSSDIFSVPIKWVPSEFKWDNYSRVLSIFPMFQYSANTLIITISAIIGQVLSSVCVAYGFARFRHPLANVIFLLVLATMMIPGQVTMIPQFLMYKEFGWINTYLPLIVPNFFAAAINIFLLRQFIMGIPKELDESAKMDGCSSFGILTRIIAPMCKPIIITIMIWTFNANWNDFMGPLIYLNDPEKFTLQLGIYSLNAGQQGITDYGMMFAATLLALIPTLLLFAVGQKYFMSGIKLGGALKG from the coding sequence ATGAGTCAAACTAATACGGAGGCCATTTCACAAGTTCAAATCAATCAAAAAGCAAGTACGAAATCAAAACTTCCGAAGATTATGTTACGGTCCTTACGGTATTTGGTTCTAACTATAATTGCAGCTATGCTGTTATTGCCTTTAGTTTGGACCATTTCGGCGTCATTAAAACCGTCAAGTGATATCTTTTCCGTTCCAATCAAATGGGTTCCTTCTGAGTTTAAATGGGATAATTACTCCAGAGTTCTAAGTATTTTTCCAATGTTTCAATATTCAGCTAATACGCTGATTATTACCATCAGCGCCATTATCGGACAAGTTTTATCCTCCGTTTGTGTTGCTTATGGATTTGCCCGTTTTCGTCATCCGCTAGCTAATGTAATATTCCTGCTTGTATTAGCCACTATGATGATTCCTGGACAGGTTACAATGATTCCGCAGTTTTTAATGTACAAAGAATTTGGCTGGATTAACACTTACTTACCACTAATTGTTCCTAACTTTTTTGCAGCTGCGATTAACATCTTTTTATTACGTCAATTTATTATGGGAATTCCAAAAGAATTGGATGAGTCCGCAAAAATGGATGGCTGCAGTTCCTTTGGAATTCTAACGAGAATCATCGCCCCAATGTGTAAACCAATTATTATCACCATTATGATTTGGACGTTTAACGCCAACTGGAATGATTTCATGGGACCGCTTATTTACTTAAATGATCCTGAAAAGTTTACATTACAACTAGGAATCTATAGTTTAAATGCCGGGCAGCAGGGAATCACAGATTACGGTATGATGTTTGCCGCAACATTATTAGCATTAATTCCAACTCTTTTGCTATTCGCAGTAGGTCAGAAGTATTTTATGAGTGGAATCAAACTTGGTGGAGCCCTTAAAGGGTAA
- a CDS encoding carbohydrate ABC transporter permease: MAKTKQVFSSISKHEKRNFWIYISPWIIGFLAFTAIPFFSSLALSFMQWDIITPPKWVGFENYKELMDDKIYFWNALRNTIFYALVGVPLSVTLGLLLSILLSKEIKGINVFRIIFYLPAVFGGVAVLMLWSYLLYPGTGNGDAGLINAALGWFGIEGPGWSQSEFWSKPAVILVGLWGVGGSMMIWLPALAGVPKELHEAAEIDGASRWRKFWSVTFPLITPAIFFQVTMGIIGSFQIFMEPKIMPGNQKAWTDSLMVNLFDNAFTFYKMGYASAIAWVLFIMIMVLTVINLVVSKRWVYYESN; encoded by the coding sequence ATGGCAAAAACAAAACAAGTATTTTCTTCCATTTCCAAACATGAAAAGAGAAACTTCTGGATTTATATTTCACCTTGGATTATTGGTTTTCTAGCATTTACTGCTATCCCATTTTTTTCATCACTAGCTTTAAGTTTTATGCAGTGGGATATCATTACTCCGCCTAAATGGGTGGGATTTGAAAATTATAAAGAACTAATGGATGATAAGATTTATTTTTGGAATGCCTTACGTAATACAATCTTTTATGCGCTAGTAGGGGTTCCGCTCTCAGTCACATTAGGTTTGCTCTTATCGATCTTGCTTTCAAAAGAAATAAAAGGAATAAATGTCTTCAGAATTATTTTTTACTTGCCAGCAGTGTTCGGTGGAGTAGCTGTCCTTATGTTATGGAGCTACTTGTTGTATCCAGGAACCGGAAATGGAGATGCTGGATTAATTAATGCAGCACTTGGATGGTTTGGAATTGAGGGTCCCGGCTGGTCTCAGAGTGAGTTTTGGTCTAAACCAGCCGTTATACTCGTAGGTCTGTGGGGTGTAGGAGGAAGTATGATGATTTGGCTGCCAGCTTTAGCGGGTGTTCCTAAGGAACTACATGAAGCCGCTGAAATAGATGGAGCTTCAAGATGGAGGAAATTTTGGAGTGTTACATTTCCATTGATAACCCCAGCTATTTTCTTCCAAGTTACTATGGGCATCATTGGCTCATTCCAAATTTTTATGGAGCCAAAGATTATGCCTGGTAACCAAAAAGCATGGACAGACAGTTTAATGGTTAATTTATTTGACAATGCTTTTACATTTTACAAAATGGGCTACGCATCTGCAATCGCGTGGGTTCTGTTCATCATGATAATGGTATTGACTGTTATTAATCTAGTAGTCTCAAAGAGGTGGGTATACTATGAGTCAAACTAA
- a CDS encoding ABC transporter substrate-binding protein, with protein sequence MKSLKKILTAVTLSATLLAAGCSSDSAKTSGSSGSDGDKKETVSFTYWGGDFDKKRMEAIRTEFNKENPDINVKLIQIPSDGYDQKLLTSMAGGSSYDVVQLAEAFNTYAGKGTLEDLTPYMEKDGVSKDDYFSAGMEAYTYDDKVMAMPMRLGAMIMLYNKDLFDKNGIPYPTDQWTWEDFHNAALKITNKQDGVFGVQGVGTWWANYMAYVESFGGSLMTEDHTKFNLDSPESIKGLKFMQDLIYKDKVAPLTSDIPKGVDLWTSGKIGMLVDGPWHILSAIANIKDFKWEVAPIPTGEKFTTPLFSNAFAIPKGSEHKDAAWKVVKFWTGEVGQTILAKEGGEVPPLKSVANSDVYLKVHGDAVNLQALVTSVDGAFVPPITSKWGEINKLADTYLAPIFSENADVEKQLKDMKPQVEKMLTEAQQAK encoded by the coding sequence ATGAAAAGTTTAAAGAAAATACTTACTGCAGTAACGCTTTCTGCGACATTACTTGCGGCGGGCTGTTCAAGTGATTCTGCGAAAACCTCTGGCTCATCAGGTAGTGATGGAGACAAAAAAGAAACAGTTTCATTTACATATTGGGGAGGGGATTTTGACAAGAAGCGAATGGAAGCCATTCGAACAGAATTCAATAAAGAGAATCCAGATATCAATGTAAAATTAATTCAGATTCCTTCTGATGGTTATGATCAGAAATTGCTAACGTCCATGGCTGGCGGATCTTCTTATGATGTTGTTCAGTTAGCTGAAGCATTTAATACTTATGCTGGCAAAGGAACATTAGAAGACTTGACACCGTATATGGAAAAAGACGGAGTTTCTAAGGATGATTATTTCAGCGCAGGTATGGAAGCGTACACATACGACGATAAAGTCATGGCAATGCCTATGCGTTTGGGTGCAATGATCATGTTATACAATAAAGATTTATTTGATAAAAATGGAATCCCTTATCCGACTGACCAATGGACATGGGAAGATTTCCATAATGCAGCCCTTAAAATTACCAACAAACAAGATGGAGTTTTCGGTGTTCAAGGTGTTGGAACTTGGTGGGCAAACTACATGGCCTATGTTGAATCATTTGGTGGAAGCTTAATGACTGAAGACCATACTAAGTTTAATTTGGATTCACCAGAATCAATTAAAGGACTTAAATTCATGCAGGACTTAATCTATAAGGATAAAGTTGCTCCTCTTACTAGTGATATACCAAAAGGCGTTGATTTATGGACAAGCGGAAAGATTGGTATGTTAGTAGATGGCCCGTGGCACATACTATCAGCGATTGCAAACATTAAAGACTTCAAATGGGAAGTGGCTCCTATTCCTACAGGGGAAAAATTTACAACACCGCTATTCTCAAATGCGTTTGCAATTCCAAAAGGATCTGAACACAAGGATGCTGCTTGGAAGGTTGTTAAGTTTTGGACAGGTGAAGTTGGTCAGACCATTCTTGCCAAAGAAGGTGGAGAAGTACCTCCTTTAAAATCAGTCGCAAACTCAGATGTTTACCTTAAAGTTCATGGAGATGCAGTAAACCTTCAAGCACTTGTTACTTCAGTAGATGGTGCCTTCGTACCGCCAATTACATCAAAGTGGGGCGAAATCAACAAACTAGCAGATACTTACTTAGCTCCAATTTTTTCAGAAAATGCAGATGTTGAAAAACAACTTAAGGATATGAAGCCTCAAGTAGAAAAAATGCTTACTGAGGCGCAGCAGGCAAAGTAA
- a CDS encoding sigma-54 interaction domain-containing protein: MIPRTEKIPHHWIEEIINLAGERIVVVDREGIILYINAAYCEFLGTTVEEAIGKPAQDVIENSRMHIVAKTGQKELAAVQPINGSEMIANRYPLIIDGELVGAVGTVMFRNPEDWLLYKDKIQHLVEEVNYYKTKAEKNSKSKYYFNDLIGNSPSFSAVKKLAERVSSSQSAVLLLGESGTGKELFASAIHNNSMRADYPFVPINCASIPEHLLESELFGYDDGAFTGAKKGGKKGHFQRANRGTIFLDEIGDMPLAMQSKLLRVLQEREILPVGGQKSIAVDVRIIAATHRNLEEMVEEGTFRQDLYYRLNVIKIEIPPLRERNGDVELIAYNLLEKLERKFFRKGIKLSAKVVERLNQHKWPGNIRELENVLERSINVLDGDTIEVVHLPLYLRDDETGSIPKKLNEKESVNVAERHIESLKETLAQAEKQAILNALSISNGNKLEAARLLEVGKTKFYEKCKIYAIQ; this comes from the coding sequence ATGATACCAAGAACGGAAAAAATTCCACATCATTGGATTGAAGAAATTATTAATCTTGCAGGTGAACGGATTGTTGTTGTTGATCGTGAGGGTATTATTCTATATATCAATGCGGCTTATTGTGAATTTCTAGGCACCACGGTTGAAGAAGCTATAGGAAAGCCTGCTCAAGATGTAATCGAGAACTCAAGGATGCATATCGTCGCGAAAACCGGACAAAAAGAGCTGGCCGCCGTACAGCCCATTAACGGCAGTGAAATGATTGCAAATCGATATCCTCTTATTATTGATGGCGAATTAGTAGGAGCAGTCGGAACCGTCATGTTTCGCAATCCCGAGGATTGGTTATTATACAAAGATAAAATTCAGCATCTTGTTGAAGAAGTGAACTATTATAAAACAAAAGCTGAAAAAAATAGTAAAAGTAAATATTACTTTAATGACCTAATTGGGAATAGTCCCTCTTTTTCAGCTGTCAAAAAATTAGCTGAAAGAGTTTCCAGCAGTCAATCAGCGGTTTTATTACTTGGAGAATCGGGTACCGGTAAGGAATTATTTGCTTCTGCCATTCATAATAACAGCATGCGTGCAGACTATCCTTTCGTGCCAATAAATTGTGCGTCTATTCCAGAACACTTACTAGAATCGGAATTGTTTGGTTATGATGATGGTGCCTTTACTGGTGCTAAAAAGGGCGGCAAGAAAGGGCATTTTCAAAGGGCAAATCGTGGAACCATTTTTCTTGATGAAATCGGTGATATGCCGCTTGCAATGCAAAGTAAGCTTTTGAGGGTTTTACAGGAGCGTGAAATACTTCCAGTCGGCGGTCAAAAATCAATTGCGGTAGATGTCCGCATTATTGCAGCAACACATCGGAATCTAGAGGAAATGGTAGAAGAAGGAACATTCCGTCAAGATTTATATTACCGGTTAAACGTCATTAAAATTGAAATCCCTCCACTTCGGGAGCGTAATGGCGATGTCGAGTTAATAGCTTATAATCTACTAGAAAAATTAGAAAGAAAATTCTTTCGTAAAGGTATTAAACTATCTGCTAAAGTAGTTGAGAGACTAAATCAGCATAAGTGGCCAGGGAATATACGGGAACTTGAGAATGTTCTAGAAAGGTCTATCAATGTCTTAGATGGAGATACAATAGAAGTAGTACACCTGCCATTATATTTACGTGATGATGAAACAGGAAGTATTCCCAAAAAATTAAACGAAAAAGAGTCAGTAAACGTTGCCGAAAGGCATATTGAATCATTAAAAGAAACACTTGCACAAGCGGAAAAACAAGCAATCCTAAATGCTCTTTCTATTTCAAATGGTAATAAACTGGAAGCGGCGAGGCTGCTCGAAGTAGGGAAAACGAAATTCTATGAGAAATGTAAAATTTACGCTATTCAATAA
- a CDS encoding 3-hydroxybutyrate dehydrogenase, protein MLVGKVAFITGSASGIGLEIAKTFAQEGAKVVISDLNKEKSDSVANELREQGYEAFSAPCDVTDEEAFKNAVESANGRFGRIDILVNNAGLQYVSPIEEFPTEKFEFLIKVMLTAPFIGIKHVFPIMKQQGFGRIINMASINGVIGFAGKAAYNSAKHGVIGLTKVAALEGAQHGITVNALCPGYVDTPLVRNQLKDLSITRNVSLERVIDDVLLTLVPQKRLLAVSEIADYAAFLASDKARGVTGQAVILDGGYTVQ, encoded by the coding sequence ATGTTAGTCGGAAAAGTAGCGTTTATTACTGGATCTGCAAGTGGGATAGGCTTAGAAATTGCTAAGACTTTTGCACAAGAGGGAGCAAAAGTGGTCATCTCCGATTTGAATAAAGAAAAAAGTGATAGTGTTGCAAATGAACTAAGAGAGCAAGGATATGAAGCATTTTCAGCTCCTTGTGATGTCACGGATGAAGAAGCATTCAAGAATGCAGTAGAATCTGCTAATGGCAGATTTGGAAGAATTGACATTCTAGTAAATAATGCAGGACTTCAGTATGTTTCACCAATTGAGGAATTCCCTACTGAAAAATTTGAGTTTTTAATAAAGGTCATGCTGACGGCTCCGTTTATTGGAATTAAACATGTGTTCCCGATCATGAAACAACAAGGCTTTGGAAGGATAATCAATATGGCGTCGATAAACGGAGTTATTGGTTTTGCCGGTAAGGCAGCCTACAATAGTGCGAAGCATGGAGTGATTGGGTTAACGAAGGTTGCGGCTTTAGAGGGCGCTCAACATGGAATCACTGTAAATGCATTATGCCCGGGTTATGTTGATACACCACTAGTTAGAAACCAGCTGAAAGACTTGTCTATCACAAGAAATGTAAGTCTTGAACGTGTCATTGATGATGTCCTTCTTACACTTGTACCTCAAAAAAGGCTGTTGGCTGTATCTGAAATAGCCGATTACGCTGCTTTCTTAGCTAGTGACAAAGCACGAGGAGTTACAGGTCAGGCCGTTATTCTTGATGGCGGTTATACGGTTCAATAG
- a CDS encoding GntP family permease, giving the protein MDLIVILLALGLLMFAAYRGFSVILFAPLCAILAVLFIDPSQVLPFFSGVFMEKMVGFIKSYFPVFLLGAIFGKVVEMSGIAESIAKTIVRILGAKRAMLTIVLLGAILTYSGVSLFVAVFAIYPFAAQMFREANIPKRLIPGTIALGAFTFTMDALPGTPQIQNVIPIAFFKTDIYAAPILGIIGAIFVLTLGLLYLEMRRKKAEKAGEGYYGFGAENAAALAKDLLDEKEDGAPDLTSNQSVLRQVLAFVPLILVGVTNKLFITMIPKWYPNGFDFEAIGLPYTIDVTASAAIWAIEMALVVGIISSLLYDWKRVSNKFKEGINQSIGGSLLATMNTGAEYGFGGVIAALPGFAKISDGISTTFTNPLVNGAVTTSTLAGVTGSASGGMGIALGAMANQYNKAITAANIPPEVMHRVVAMASGGMDTLPHNGAVITLLAVTGLTHKQSYRDIFAITIIKTIAVFFVIAIYTFLGLV; this is encoded by the coding sequence ATGGATTTAATTGTTATTCTTTTGGCGCTTGGACTGCTAATGTTCGCCGCCTACCGTGGTTTTTCGGTTATTTTATTCGCTCCATTATGTGCAATTTTAGCTGTTTTATTTATTGATCCAAGTCAAGTTTTGCCGTTTTTCTCCGGGGTATTTATGGAAAAAATGGTCGGGTTCATCAAATCCTACTTCCCAGTCTTCTTATTAGGAGCGATCTTCGGGAAGGTAGTGGAAATGTCAGGAATTGCCGAATCCATTGCGAAGACGATTGTTCGTATACTTGGTGCAAAGCGCGCCATGCTTACCATTGTTTTACTAGGTGCCATCTTAACATATAGCGGTGTAAGTTTATTCGTTGCCGTATTCGCTATTTATCCGTTTGCAGCACAAATGTTTAGAGAAGCAAATATCCCTAAACGACTTATTCCAGGAACCATTGCACTTGGTGCTTTCACCTTTACCATGGACGCATTACCAGGAACGCCGCAAATACAAAACGTTATTCCGATTGCTTTCTTTAAGACCGACATTTATGCAGCGCCAATCCTTGGTATCATAGGAGCTATTTTTGTCCTGACACTTGGTTTATTGTACCTGGAAATGAGAAGGAAAAAGGCGGAAAAAGCGGGAGAGGGCTATTATGGCTTTGGTGCTGAGAATGCAGCTGCTTTGGCAAAAGACTTACTAGATGAAAAAGAAGACGGAGCACCAGATTTAACTTCTAATCAATCTGTTTTAAGACAAGTTTTAGCATTTGTTCCACTTATTCTTGTAGGTGTTACCAATAAACTATTCATAACCATGATACCTAAATGGTATCCAAATGGGTTTGATTTTGAAGCGATAGGTTTACCTTACACTATTGACGTTACTGCAAGTGCTGCAATTTGGGCAATTGAGATGGCATTAGTTGTCGGTATTATTTCTTCTCTTTTATATGATTGGAAACGAGTATCAAATAAATTTAAAGAAGGAATCAACCAAAGTATTGGCGGTTCATTACTTGCAACGATGAATACTGGTGCTGAATATGGATTTGGCGGTGTCATTGCTGCACTTCCGGGCTTTGCGAAAATCAGTGATGGAATCTCTACTACATTCACAAACCCACTGGTAAACGGTGCTGTTACGACTAGTACTCTTGCGGGTGTTACCGGTTCGGCATCTGGCGGGATGGGAATTGCGTTAGGAGCTATGGCTAATCAATACAATAAGGCAATTACTGCAGCTAATATTCCACCCGAAGTTATGCACCGTGTTGTTGCAATGGCGTCAGGCGGTATGGATACACTTCCACACAATGGTGCGGTAATTACCCTTTTAGCTGTAACAGGATTGACTCATAAACAATCCTACCGTGATATTTTTGCGATTACGATTATTAAAACTATAGCTGTTTTCTTCGTGATTGCTATCTATACTTTCTTAGGTCTTGTATAA
- a CDS encoding ATP-binding protein, whose amino-acid sequence MFLIDYIVNLSIFSLLVSIPLVIRSFINHKPVKNFPLWAGCYGGIVSILLVMLAIHEQGYTYDIRYAPVILVFAYLGPIAGIITGAFGLLARLLSSGHWDTAIIGWISLMSGFSLMYLYIKKLSPIKRTVILSVIYFIIYTITVPIIFNVFRDKPFFHFQYILFVFLGVFLGVLLIESYLKLYRLNNRLSEMYKMVEASEAKYRLIAENTSDLIMVMDKDHNLTYFSPSHEMVLGYQSNELEAVKICRFIHPDDVDLFKSTIDGMFHHKEFKSIEFSLNHKRGQWIEFESRCVPVEGENGEVEHIVIISRDISERKKAEEILLQSEKLSIVGELAAGVAHEIRNPLTTIKGFIQLYKRENGADEINDLLLSELGRIETITSEMLTLGKPQAVHLYRTNLRELVENTLELLSPQAHMENIQFNLCVAEGEFFIIGEKNQLKQVFLNVLKNAMESMPEGGTIHINLHKGEKGECVLSVKDEGCGIPEEILPRLGEPFYTLKEKGTGLGLMICNKIIKQHHGSITYHSKEQQGTLVEIKLPLAG is encoded by the coding sequence TTGTTTTTAATAGATTATATAGTAAATCTGTCCATTTTTTCACTCTTGGTTAGTATCCCATTAGTAATACGTTCTTTCATAAATCACAAACCTGTAAAAAATTTTCCTCTATGGGCAGGCTGTTATGGAGGAATTGTTTCAATCCTTCTCGTTATGCTGGCTATCCACGAACAGGGGTATACATACGATATTCGTTACGCACCTGTCATTCTAGTATTCGCCTACTTAGGTCCAATTGCCGGAATAATAACAGGAGCATTTGGTCTACTTGCAAGACTACTTTCAAGCGGCCATTGGGACACAGCTATTATTGGCTGGATATCATTGATGTCAGGATTCTCCCTTATGTATCTGTATATTAAAAAACTTTCACCTATAAAACGAACCGTTATTTTATCAGTAATTTATTTCATTATTTATACAATTACCGTTCCCATTATTTTTAATGTATTTAGAGACAAACCATTCTTCCATTTTCAATATATACTCTTTGTTTTCTTAGGCGTTTTTCTTGGGGTTTTATTGATTGAATCCTACCTAAAGCTTTATAGGTTGAATAATAGATTATCAGAAATGTATAAGATGGTTGAGGCAAGTGAAGCAAAGTACAGGTTGATTGCTGAAAATACATCAGACTTAATTATGGTCATGGATAAAGATCATAACTTAACTTATTTCTCTCCATCTCATGAGATGGTTTTAGGTTATCAATCGAATGAATTGGAAGCGGTTAAAATTTGCAGGTTCATTCACCCTGATGATGTTGATTTATTTAAAAGTACGATTGACGGAATGTTTCATCATAAAGAGTTTAAATCAATTGAATTTAGTCTGAACCATAAGCGAGGTCAATGGATTGAATTTGAGTCCAGGTGTGTACCTGTAGAGGGCGAAAATGGTGAGGTTGAACATATTGTGATTATCAGCCGTGATATTTCTGAACGTAAAAAGGCAGAGGAGATTCTATTGCAATCTGAGAAACTATCGATAGTCGGCGAATTAGCAGCAGGAGTGGCACACGAAATCCGTAATCCCCTTACCACTATTAAAGGCTTTATACAGCTTTATAAAAGGGAAAATGGTGCTGACGAAATAAACGACCTGCTTCTAAGTGAACTTGGACGAATTGAAACGATTACCAGTGAAATGCTGACGTTAGGAAAACCACAGGCTGTTCACCTTTATCGGACAAATTTAAGAGAACTTGTAGAGAATACTCTTGAACTTCTGTCACCGCAAGCACATATGGAAAATATTCAATTCAATCTATGTGTTGCAGAAGGGGAGTTTTTTATAATAGGCGAGAAGAATCAATTAAAGCAGGTTTTTCTTAATGTTCTCAAGAACGCAATGGAGTCTATGCCTGAAGGAGGTACGATCCACATTAACCTGCATAAAGGTGAAAAAGGTGAATGTGTTCTTTCCGTTAAGGATGAAGGCTGTGGAATACCTGAAGAAATTTTACCGCGGCTAGGTGAACCTTTCTATACCTTAAAAGAAAAAGGCACCGGACTTGGATTGATGATTTGTAATAAAATTATTAAACAGCACCATGGAAGTATTACTTATCATAGTAAAGAACAACAGGGTACGTTAGTTGAAATTAAGCTGCCCTTGGCAGGTTAA
- a CDS encoding MMPL family transporter — protein MNSFLQPVTDRVTSKKGMWITLGIWLLVTIPLSVLAPSAKEYEVSSIDTIPADAKSTIAQNKVDEYFKNNDGIPAILVFQNEGNMVEVSDLKPLLEKLDQVQGIKEYVPLTNLPPQATASFFSKDQSTLIYPLTFDSSLESKEIRTALEQIDEMVEQNTDLTLYTTGPAGIAVDSLNLFSRADLVLLFSTVGLILILLIVIYRSPLLALIPLFAAAFVYQVVNQLLGLMGKAGLLISSQTFSIMTILLFAAVIDYSLFVFSRYREELKRFESKFDAMKHAMRETGMPVFFSGGTVLAAMLVLFFAEFGDYRNFAPVFAAAMLVIMLASITLVPALFTLFGRKSFWPKIPRVGEETVKSSSVWSKIGKFVVKKPVFSASMIGIILLASALNMLNLNYEFDTMKSFPKDMPSRQGYEILEEKFEKGDLAQTTVLLEASEEVTPEQQAAMLEKLQDQNLVSNVRLNGSTSDNKVIQYSLTFEESPYAVKTMDALEKMRDNADKLVADSNVDGELYFAGETAKKVDDRATNDRDLVVIVLLESLLIFVMLIILTKSFRMPIYMMGTILISFLAAVGLGMFLSSLFFDIDTISNRVPLYSFVFLVALGIDYNIILISRFMEERKKHPVKKAVEIAVANTGGVISSAGIILAATFAVLMTQPIQLLFVFGFIVAVGIILDTFLIRGILLPALIVLFEKDKPDTAQEVQ, from the coding sequence ATGAATTCATTCTTACAACCGGTAACAGACCGAGTTACCTCAAAAAAGGGTATGTGGATTACGCTTGGAATTTGGCTTTTAGTAACTATACCGTTGTCTGTCCTTGCCCCCAGTGCTAAGGAATACGAGGTATCAAGTATTGACACTATTCCTGCAGATGCAAAATCTACTATTGCTCAGAATAAGGTCGATGAATATTTTAAAAATAATGATGGGATACCAGCCATACTGGTTTTTCAAAATGAAGGTAATATGGTAGAAGTATCTGACTTAAAACCGTTACTTGAAAAATTAGATCAAGTTCAAGGAATAAAAGAATATGTTCCTTTAACGAACTTGCCGCCCCAAGCTACCGCAAGTTTTTTCTCGAAAGATCAAAGTACTTTGATCTATCCATTAACGTTTGACTCTTCATTGGAGTCTAAGGAAATAAGAACCGCTCTAGAGCAAATTGATGAAATGGTTGAGCAAAATACAGACTTAACATTATATACTACAGGTCCGGCAGGAATTGCGGTGGATTCTCTCAATCTCTTTTCCCGCGCTGACTTAGTTTTATTGTTTTCAACGGTAGGATTAATCCTAATCTTATTAATCGTTATTTATCGATCTCCTTTATTAGCGTTGATTCCGCTGTTTGCTGCAGCATTTGTTTACCAGGTCGTGAATCAACTATTAGGTTTGATGGGGAAAGCTGGATTGCTGATCAGCAGCCAAACGTTTTCTATTATGACGATTCTTTTATTTGCAGCAGTTATTGATTATTCCTTATTTGTTTTCTCACGTTACCGTGAAGAATTGAAGAGATTTGAAAGCAAATTTGACGCAATGAAACATGCAATGAGAGAAACAGGTATGCCGGTATTTTTCTCAGGGGGAACGGTTTTAGCGGCCATGCTTGTCCTGTTCTTTGCTGAATTTGGAGATTATCGTAATTTTGCACCCGTGTTTGCTGCAGCTATGCTTGTTATTATGCTGGCTTCTATTACACTTGTACCGGCATTGTTTACGTTGTTTGGGAGAAAATCCTTCTGGCCTAAGATTCCTAGAGTGGGTGAGGAAACAGTTAAATCCAGTTCTGTATGGAGTAAAATTGGTAAGTTTGTCGTGAAAAAACCGGTGTTTTCAGCTTCCATGATTGGAATCATTCTTCTAGCTTCGGCCCTTAACATGCTGAATTTGAATTATGAATTTGATACCATGAAGTCGTTTCCGAAGGATATGCCGTCAAGACAAGGTTATGAAATATTAGAAGAAAAGTTTGAAAAAGGTGATCTAGCTCAAACAACGGTGTTGTTAGAAGCGAGTGAAGAAGTGACGCCTGAACAGCAAGCGGCAATGCTTGAAAAGCTTCAGGATCAAAACCTTGTTAGTAACGTTCGGCTAAATGGAAGCACCTCGGATAACAAAGTAATTCAATATAGCCTCACATTTGAGGAAAGTCCATATGCAGTAAAAACGATGGATGCATTGGAGAAAATGCGTGACAATGCAGATAAATTAGTGGCAGATAGTAACGTGGATGGTGAGCTTTACTTTGCAGGAGAAACCGCAAAAAAAGTGGATGACCGTGCAACGAATGACAGGGATTTAGTAGTGATTGTTCTGCTCGAATCACTTTTGATTTTTGTCATGTTGATAATTTTGACAAAGTCATTTAGAATGCCAATCTATATGATGGGAACCATTCTCATATCCTTCCTTGCTGCAGTCGGTCTGGGAATGTTCTTAAGCAGTCTATTCTTTGACATTGACACAATCAGCAACCGTGTACCGCTTTATTCATTTGTCTTTTTAGTGGCACTTGGCATTGATTACAATATCATTCTCATATCAAGATTTATGGAAGAACGGAAAAAGCATCCTGTGAAAAAGGCCGTAGAGATAGCTGTGGCAAATACAGGCGGTGTGATTTCATCTGCGGGAATCATTCTTGCAGCAACCTTTGCTGTATTAATGACACAGCCAATCCAATTATTGTTTGTATTTGGCTTCATTGTCGCAGTAGGAATAATATTAGATACGTTCCTGATTCGAGGGATCCTTTTACCAGCATTGATCGTCTTATTTGAAAAAGATAAACCAGACACAGCACAGGAAGTTCAGTAA